Genomic window (Croceicoccus sp. Ery15):
CGCGGATGGCCCGACGCGATGCCGCCCGACAGATCCTTCACATAGGGCCATTTCGCGGCCACCGCCTCGTCATAGCCGAGGTTGAAGACTGTGGCCGAACGCTTGGGCCGGTCCTTCTTTTCGTAATAGGTGCCGAGAACGCGGTCCCAGAAATAATTCGTGATGCCGTAATTCCCGTCCTCGTCGAAATAATGATGTTCGACGTGGCGCTGCTTCATATGCTGCACCCATTTCCACTTCGGCTTGAAGGCCAGATGCTGGATGCAATGCATGAATTCGTAATAGCAGGTCGTCAGCAGCCCGCCCGCGAACGCAGCCGCCGCGCCCCCGATCCCGCCGATGGTATAGCCGATGGGTGCGGTCGCAAGGAAGATCGTGGGCACGGTGGTGTGCAGCGCGCCGAACAGCACTTCCAGATGGTTCGGGTCTTGGTGGTGATCGTAATGGATACGCTTCCACGTGCTGGCCAGCGGCTTGATCTTGTACATCCACTGACCGTGCAGCACATATTGGTGCAGCAGGTGCCACACCAGCGGATAGACAACCAGCGCCACCGCGAATGCCGCCAGCGCGCGCAGCGGCGTGGTGGGATAGAGCGCGAAAGCGACCACGCACAGCGCCGTCAGGCCCAGATAGGCGACGATCGTGTAATGCTGGAAATAGGCGACGATCAGCTGACGCAGCGTCATGCGGTCCAGATAATGGGACCTTTTCCAGAAGGGGAGCTTTTCGGTGCCGTCCCCGTTTGCCTTGGCGGTCGGAGTGGCGGTGTTGCTGTTTGCCATGTCTAAATGCTTTGTAGCGGACAGGCGGGTTTGACCCGCAATCGTCCCGGAACGCGCGGCCCTTAGCACAGTCGGCACCGCGCTGGCCAGCAAGGGCAGGCAGGGTGACTGTGCAAGAGCCGCGCGGCGTAACTAAGATGCAACGGCTGAATATCAACTGACTGGCATGTCAGCGCCTGATTGCCGCAAACCCCTGATTGCCGCGAACCACGACAAAGGGCCGCACGGTTGCCCGCGCGGCCCTTCGGTAATGCCGTGAACCGGATTATTCGGTTTCGACCGCCACCGACGGATCTTCGTCGATATCGACGGTGGTGGTGGTGTCGCCATCGGTAACGGTGGCGTCCATGCCGTCGGTGTCGATCACCACGCTGTCGCCTTCCACTTCGCCCATGGCGTCGGTGGCGACAGGCTCGGTCATCGCGGGTTCTTCCATGGTCTCATCCTCGACCACGACGGTATCGGCGGGCTCGTTACAAGCCGACAGGCCGATCACGGCAATCGAGGCGAGGGCGGGCAGTACGATCTTCTTCATTGCAGCGTCTCCATCAAATAAGGCGCAATTGTGGCAAAGACGCCCCAATCGCCAGATGGTTCCGCGAAAAGCCGAAAAGCGTTCCTATTCCTCGGTCTTGAGCAGCACGGTTTCGCCGATCAGCGCGAACAGCAGGAACGGCGCCCAGGCCGCCAGAAACGGCGGATATCCGCCGAAATTACCGATGGCGATGGCCGCATTATCGACCACGAAATAGGCGAAACCCAGCCCCATGCCGGTAACGGCGCGCACGAATAATTGCCCCGACCGCGCCAACCCGAATGCCGCCACTGCGCCCAGCAATGGCATCAGCAATGCCGACAGCGGGCCCGAAATCTTGTGCCACCATTCGCCGCGGATTTCCTGCGTCCGCCGTCCCGCCGCTTCCAGTGCATCGATGGATTCGGTCAGGTCGATCAGGTTTTCGGACTGCGCATCGACCTTGCTGATCGCGATTTCACGCGGGGTAATCCCCTCTGCCACAACGGCAGAGGCGTATTTTTCCTGCTTGGCAGTGGCGATATTGAACCGGACCGGATTTTCCAGACGCCAGCCCGGATTGGCATAGGTGGCGCGATCGGCGCGCCATTGTTCGGACAGCATCAGTTGCGGGTCGCGGCGATACCATGTCACCCCGATCAGCTGCATCGCATCGCCCGTCCCCACTGCCGATCGCGCGGCCAGAATGGCATCGCCCTCGGCCAGATAGATATTGCTGCGCGTCTTCTCCCCCGCCGGGATCGCGCCATATTCGGCATCTTCCCATGCCGACAATGTGGCGGTGGCGCGCGTCACCACGCGTTCGTTGAAAACGAAACTGCCGACCGACACGATGGCCGCCGTCGCCACCAGCGGGGCAAGGATCTGATGCGCCGAAAGCCCTGCGGCCTTCATCGCGATCACTTCGCTGTTCTGGTTCAATGTCGCCAGCGTGATGATCGTTGCGAGCAGCACCGAATAGGGCAGGAAGCGCGCAATCAGCTGCGGCACGCGCAGGGTGACATAGGTCCATAATTCGCCCTGCCCGTTGCCCGGGGCGGCCAGAATATCGCCGCTGGTGCCCAAAAGGTCGAGCATTTGCAGCACCAGAACCAGCATGGCGAGCACCGCGAAAATGCGCACCGCGAACATCTTGGCCAGATAGACCGTCAGCCGCTTTGACGGAAAGAAATCAAGCCGCACGCGATTGCTCCGCATCGTGGGCCGCTTTGGCGCGGGCGGCCAGTTCGCGGTTGCCGGTGAAACGCAGCAGGCGGAAAATCACGGTCAGCTTCTTTGCCAACACGGCAGCGCCTTTTTCCAGCCAGCCGATCGCCTGACCGCCGGGGACATAGGCGACGCGCCAGTACATCCACATGATCAGCGCGGCGAACAGCACAAAGGGCACCCATAGCGAGATGATCGGGCTGACCAGCCCCAGCGCGGCGACGTCTTCGCCATATTGGTTCACCTTGTGATAGGCGACCACCATCACGATCGAAACGAACACGCCCAAGGTCGAGCTCGACCGTTTGGGCGGGATCGCCAGCGATACCGCGAGGAAGGGCAGAAGCAGCATCATCACCACCTCGACCAGCCGGAAATTCAGGCTGGCAAGCGTCTGGTTGCGCACTTCTTCCGACACGTCGCTGTTCCAGCCGAAATGCAGCAGTTCGGGCAATATATACTCCCGCTCCGCCCCGCCGCGCGTGCGAAAGCGTTCGATTTCGGGGAGATCGATGGGCAGGTCATAGCTGGCGAAACTGAGCACGCGGGGTGTGGGGATCGATGCCTGATCCTGTACGATGGTGCCGTCGGTCAGGCGCAGGATGATCGTGTTGGGCTCTTCCTCGTTCGCAAGGAATTGTCCCTGCCGTGCCGAAATCGACAGCATATCGCCATCGGGCTGCGTCACGCGGGCGAAAATGCCGCCCAATTCGCGCCCGTTATCGCGGCTTTCCTCGATCCGAAGCGCGGTGCGATCCTCCAGCGTGGTAAATTCGCCCACCTTGATCGATGCACCCAGAGCGCCCGATTGCAGTTCGAACGACAGGCGCGAATAATCGTAACGCGCCACCGGCTGCACGAAATAGACGAGCAGGAAATTGAGCCCGACCAGCGCGAACGTGATGATGAACGGCACGCGCAGCAGTCGCGTATAGCCCAGCCCGACCGCGCGCATCACATCCAGCTCTGAACTGGTTGCCAGCTTGCGGAATGCGAACAATATGCCCAGCATCAGGCCCAGCGGTATCGCAAGGCTCATATATTCGGGCAGCAGGTTCGCCAGCATGCGGAATATCACGCCGATCGGGCCGCCTTCGTCGGCAACCACCTCGAACAGGCGGAGCATCTTGTCGAGAACCAGCAGCGAGGCCGCAAGCGCCAGAGTCCCCAGCATCGGCATCAGCACGAGCTTGAAGATATAGCGGTCGACGTCGGTGATGAAGTTCTTGAACAAGTCCGGTCGGGCTTTCGGATGACTATGATCGGGCAGACATTGCGCCCGCCATAATAGCATCGGGCCGGAAGGTCACGCCCCAGACGCGACCGGTGCGATCAATCCTTTTCCAGCGTGCATTGCAACGGATGCTGATTCGCGCGGGCGAAATCCATCACCTGGTTCACCTTGGTCTCGGCAATTTCATACGGGAACACGCCGCACACGCCCACGCCGCGCTGATGCACATGCAGCATCACGCGGGTCGCCTGCTCCATATCCATCCGGAAATAGCGTTTCAGCACCATGACGACGAATTCCATCGGCGTGTAATCGTCGTTCAGCATCAATACTTTGAACTGGCTGGGCTTCTTCGGCTTGGCGCGAGTGCGCGTGGCGATGCCGACCTGTCCGGCACCGTCGCCGGTTCCGCTATCGTCGTCACCTTCATTGCCGTCCCCTTCATCGCCGCAAACAGGTGCGGGCCCGCGCGCATCGCTGGCCAGCCGCGATGCGGGGTCGAAAGGGGCAGGGGAATCGGATCGGAAAGCCATCATCACGTCCCAGAATATCGTATCGCGGGCCCGCCATACAAGAGGGCCATGCAAGAGAGACCTACAAGTGCACCCCGCAAGGCCGCCGCGTACCGGCATCAAACGGAAAGGGCCGAATGCGGCAATGCGCATCCGGCCCTTTCCTGTATCGCGCACCCGTTCGGGCGCGCTGCCGATCGTGCGATCAGGCAGCCTTGATCTTTTCCATGGCAAGGCTGACGCGCGTCGACAGCGGCTGCGTCGCGTCATTGGCCAGCTTCAGCATGGCTTCGGTGTTCTTCGACGACATGGCAACGGCCTTGTCAAAGTTCTTGCGCAGCAGGGCGCTCTGCAGCTGGAAGAAATCGGTCGGCGATTTCACCGATGCCATTTCCTTGACCTCGGCGGTCAGCGCTTCGAACTCGGCCTTGCTGTCGGCAACGGCGGCCTTGCCCATTTCCTGCATGCCGGCGGCGAAAATCTTGCTCGATTCGACCATGGCTTCGAAATTGCCTTTGGTGAACTCGCCTGCTTCCTTGAACATCTCGCTACCCTTTTTATAGGCGTCCTGCGACTTGGCGGTCATTTCCGACATCGCATTCTGGAACGACTTGGTCATCATTTCTGCATCGGTCATTGTTACGAACTCCTGGGTGAACTGTTTTATTTTCGCTGGCGCAACGGGGGTAAACGATGCCGGCTTTGCAGGAGCCGGATTGGCCGGGGTCTTGGCGGCCAGCGGCGCCTCCTCCTTGTGACCAGAAACTGGTTTGGTTGCGGGTTTCGCCGCAACGGGTGCGGGCTTCTTTGCGACCGGTTTCCTGGCGGCAGGCTTCTTTGCGACGGGCTTTTTCGGCGCCGCCTTTTTCACCGCCGCCTTTTTCACCGCCGCTTTCTTTGGCGCTGCCTTCTTGGCGACCGGCTTGGGAGCCACAGGTGCCACTTCCGCTTTGGCGGGCGCCGGTTCGGGTGCCTTTACCGGCTCGGCTGCCTTTTTATCCGCCTTTGTCGCGGCGGGCGCCTTTTTGTCGCCTGCCTTTTCGGGCGCTGGATTTTTCGCCTCTGCCTTCGGGGCTTCTGCCTTTACGGATGGGCTCTTGGCCGTTTCGTCCGCCAGCTTTCCGGCCGCTGCTTCATAGGCTTTGGCCGCGTTACTGTCCTGCTTGTCGTCTGCCATAGCAAACACCTTTGCGTTTCGGGTCCGGGGGGGTTCTCCCTTGCGCCGATCCGGAAAAGCTGGCCCGCGACGGGCCCGGCGCATGCATCGCATTTCCAGCGATGTTGCGCTGCACAATAGGGCGGCGAACCGTTGAAGTCAAAAGTTTTTGTGCAGTGCACAAAAAGTGGCGTCAGCGCTGCAGCATAAAATCCGAAACATGATTCGGATACCGATTAAAGCTGCGCCTTTTTCAGCCCCTTACGTACCGGCCGGGTGCATCCTCTATTACCTTGTCGCCGCGTCCGCCGGGCTTGCGCTTGCCGGTCGCATTTGTTTCGCCGTCGTCAAGATCGCGAATCCAGCCCAGCCAGTGGTCCCACCAACTGCCCGGATTCTCTATTGCCTGCTCTACAAACGAATCGAGCGTCGCTGGCAATGCGCGGGCGGATCCGGCCTTACTTTTCTTGTTGCCAGTTTGCGGTCCGGTTTCCGGCAGCGTCCAATATTGATATTTCTTCGCCTCGGGCGGGTTCACCACGCCTGCGATATGGCCCGATCCCGCCAGCATGAATTCCATCGGTCCTGAAAACTGTCCGGTCATCTTCCACACGCTTTGCGGCGGCGCGATATGATCCTCGCGCCCTGCCTGAATATAGCAAGGCGTTTCCACCTTTCGCAGATCGATGGGCGTACCGTTCAGCGTGATCGCATCGGGGACGACCAGCAGGTTCTGGTGATAGAGCTGCCGCAAATACTCGCGATGGAAACGCGCGGGAAGGTTGGTCCCGTGCCCGTTCCAGAACAGCAGGTCGAAAGGCTTGTAATCCTCGCCCAGCAGATAGTTGTTGATCACATAGGACCACAGCAGATCTGGGCTGCGCAGCAGGTTGAACGTCAGCGACAGATAGCGCCCGTCAAGGAAACCCTCGCTGGCCAATGTGTCGACCGCGGCCATCTGTTGCTCGTCGATAAAGGCTTTCAGCTCGCCCGCTTCGGAAAAATCGACCTGCGCGGTAAAGAACGTGGCCGACGCGACCTTCTCCGCCTCGCCCCGCCGCGCCAGCATGGCGAGCGTTGCCGCCAGCGTGGTGCCTGCCACGCAATAGCCGATGGTATGGACCGCAGGCACCGTCAGCCGGTCGCGCACCACGTCGATCGCCTCGGCCTGCGCGGCGACGTAATCTTCCCAGCCGACATCGGCCATCGACGCATCGGCCGATTTCCAGCTGACCATGAACGTGCTGATCCCGTGATCCAGGCACCATTTCACAAAGCTTTTCTTTGGCGAGAGGTCGAGGATGTAGAACCGGTTTATCCATGGCGGAAAGATCACCAGCGGCACATCCAGCACCTTGTCGGTGACGGGCGTATACTGGATCAGCTGGAACAGCTGCGATTCGTAAACGACCTTGCCGGGGGTCGCGGCGATGTTCTCGCCGATGATAAAGGCCTTGTTATCGGTATGGGTCAGCTGCCCCGCCTGAAGATCGGCGATGAAATGGGACATCCCTTTCACCAGATTCTCGCCGCCGGTTTCCAGCGTGCGTTCGATCACGACGGGATTGGTCAGCGGGAAATGCGCAGGGCTCAGCGCTTCGGTCAAAAGGCGGGTGAAAAAGGCCAGCTGCATCTTGCGCTCGGGGGGCAGCCCCTCGGCCTTGGCGGCGGCGTCCATGATCTGTTCGGCGGCCATCAGATAGGCCTGATGCAGCATTGCGAACACCGGATTGTCGCGCCACAGCGGATCGGCAAAGCGCCGGTCCGAACGTGGCAGACCGAGCAGCCCGGCTGGTCCGCCTTCCTTGCCGGTGGCCAGCATGAACTGGCCGATCACAGATTCCCATAATGCCAGAATATCGGTGAAGATTTGGCTGCCCGCATCGCCGTCGGCGGGCATGAACTGCCCCATCCATTGGCCCGCCATATCCATCCAGCGCGCCGGATCGGCCATGCCGCTGGCGGCAAGGGCGGGGTTCTGCTGCGCGAAATCCTGCCACATGGCGACCAGGCGGGCGGTCACTTCGTTCCAATCTGTGCCTTGACCCTTGGGTGATGCGCCTGTTTCCGTGTCTGCACCGGTCTTACCGCTGCCGCCCGCGGGCAGAAACGCATCCAGCATCTGCTGCGCCGCTTCGGATTGCAGTGCAAGCATGTCGCGCAGCGGACCCCCCATAAGATCCGCAAACGGACCCGCCAGCAGCGACGGGGGCAGCGTCGCCGTTTCGGCGGCAGCTTTCGGCTGGCTGGCTTCGGGACGGACGTCTTCGGGCTTTGCCTTGGCGGCAGCCGGTTTCGGCTTGCGCCCGGGCCGCTCTGCCTTGGGTCCGCCAGCCGGTTTGCCCGTCTTGGGTCCGCTTCGCTGCTTCGTGGCCATGGCATCCTTCCCGAGGGTTGCGCGTGTCTGTCGCCGATAGCTTAGACTGATGCGGCTTGCGCAGCAAAATGGCAACAGCATCATCGGTTTTGCGTAACATCGCGGCGCGAATTGCCTTGCGGCGGGAATATTCTGCAAGCATGGGCAACATCGGCGCGGGCCCGAAGTTTTCAGCCGCGCATCAATGCCTATGGACAAGAGAGAGATGAGTCAGGACTTTTACCGCATCAAACGCCTTCCCCCCTATGTCATCGCAGAGGTGAACGACATGCGGGCTGCGGCGCGTCGAGCGGGCAAGGACATCATCGATCTTGGCATGGGGAATCCCGATCTGCCGCCGCCCGCGCATGTGATCGACAAATTGTGCGAAGTCGCGCGCAAGCCCGATGCCCATGGCTATTCGCAGTCCAAGGGCATTCCGGGGCTGCGCCGCGCACAGGCGAATTACTATGCCAACCGCTTCAACGTAGAGCTCGATCCCGAGCGTGAGATCGTCGTCACCATGGGGTCAAAGGAAGGGCTGGCCAGCCTTGCCACCGCGATCACCGCGCCGGGCGACGTGGTGCTGGCTCCCAACCCATCATACCCGATCCACACTTTCGGATTCATCATCGCGGGCGCAACCATTCGCGAAGTGCCGACCACGCCGGACGAACGGTACTGGAAGGCGCTGGAATCCGCGATGCGCCACACCGTGCCGCGCCCGACCGTGCTGATCGTGAACTATCCCTCGAACCCCACGGCAGAGACGGTCGATCTCGCCTTTTACGAGCGGCTGGTCGCATGGGCGAAGGAGAACAATGTCTATATCGTCTCCGACCTTGCCTATTCGGAGCTGTATTACGACGGCAATCCCACGCGCTCGATCCTCGAAGTGCCGGGGGCCAAGGATGTCGCGGTCGAGTTCACCTCGATGTCCAAAACCTATTCCATGGCGGGCTGGCGCATGGGTTTTGCCGTGGGCAACCGCGAACTGATCGCCGCGCTGACGCGTGTAAAAAGCTATCTGGATTACGGCGCGTTCACGCCCATTCAAGCGGCGGCCTGCGCGGCACTGAACGGGCCGCAGGACATTGTCGAAAAGAACCGCCAGCTGTATCAGGCGCGGCGCGACGTAATGGTCGAAGCGTTCGGACGCGCGGGCTGGGAGATTCCCCCGCCGCCTGCATCGATGTTCGCATGGGCGCCGCTGCCGCCCGCGCTGAAAGACATGGGCAGCCTGGAATTTTCCAAGCAATTGCTCACCCATGCCGAAGTCGCGGTGGCACCGGGCGTCGGCTATGGCGAACAGGGCGAGGGTTTTGTCCGCATCGCCATGGTGGAAAACGAACAGCGTCTGCGTCAGGCCGCCCGCAACATCAAACGGTGGTTCCGCACGATGGGCATGAACGTCTAGCCCGTCCTATTCATGAGGCTACCGCTTCGTGTTGTTCGGACGGCGATGTGGCGGTGCCTGATTGATCAAGGCGCACGCCTCCACCGGCGTTTTTCACCGCGGCAGGAGCAATGGGCTTTTCGAGGTTGATGGACTGGGGCTCAGGGGTTCGGCGGCACCGCCGCTCTTGCTATGTGGGCGCTGGTCGCAGACTGGTGGTGATGGCCTTGAACACACCGGCATCCGGGCAAGCCGAAGCGAAGGCGACGCGGATACGCGTGGCGGTTTCGATGACGCGGGCAGCGACCTTGAGCAGGCGCAGGCGCAGCGTGGCGAACTCGGCGGTGGCGAGTGCGGTGGCTCTTGGGATTTCCTGCTGGATTCGCCACAGGAGCCAGTATGCGGCGGTGTGCAGGATGAGGCGCATCTGGTTGGCGCCCGCCGAGCGGCACGAGGTGCGATCGCTGGCGAGCTGGCTCTTGTGGCGCTTGATCAGGTTCTCGGCCTGACCGCGGGCGCAGTACAGCGTGTCGTAGATGTGCTCGGCCGAGCCTTCGGTCAGCGAGGTGACGACATAGCGGATGTCCATGCCCATCGTACTGGCCTCGATCCGGGCGACGACGCGGCGCTGGCACTTCCAGCTTTTGGCCCCGTAGCGGGTCTCGGCATAGGTGCGCAGGACCGGGTACTGGCGCTGAGCGCGTTTGACCGCACAGGCATCGGCGGCAACGACGATTTCGGGATGGGCACGCAGCACGGCGTTGGTCGGCAGACCAAATACGTAATCGACGCCGGTCGCCTCGCACAACGTCATGACCTCGGGCCGCCCATAGTGCCCGTCGCCGCGGATGGTGATGTGGGTATCGGGCCAGTGCCGCCGAAGATGGCGCACCAGGCGCCGAATGTGTCCGGCAGCCTCGGCGCCCGACGGTGTCTTGCCGGCGCGCAGCAGCATTGCCACCGGCCGACCGGTGGCGGTGTCGTAGACATGAATCGGCAGGAAGCAGCGCTCCCCGTGATGACCGTTCCAGAACGAGAGTTGCTGATAGCCGTGCACGACATCACAGGTGTCATCGATATCCAGCGTCACCGCCGCCGGCGCGGCGGGATAGCTGGCGCAGTAGATGTCGATCATCGCGGCCATCATCCTGGCCAACTCGCGCGTAGTCGGCGCATTTTCCCACCGGCTCATGGTCGGTTGGCTCGCAAGCCCCACGCCCGATCCCGGCAGCTTGCCCAGCGCCAGGCGGAAGCCCGGATCGTCGCGCAGAGCGTCGAGATCATCGGCGTCCTCATAGCCACAGCTGATCGCAAAGATGCGGGCGCGCAGGATATCGTCGAGGTGATGCACCACTCTGCCCGGGTCACGCGGATCGGAAATGCAGGCTGCAAGCCGCTGGCAGATCCCCATCGCTCGTTCGGCCTGTGCCAGCAGCAACACGCCGCCATCCGAGGTAAGCCGGCCGCCGTCGAAAGCGGCTGTGACTTTCTTGCGGCCGACTGCTGGGAATCCAAATGCGCTTGCGATATCGTTGTTCATGCGGGGGTGACCTGTGGCATTTTCTGCCCTGCGGCAGGTTCGGCTTAGACACCCAGTTCCTAATTCAGATCAGAGGCTTAGGCCACTCCCGCTAACCCTTTAGGACCGGTTTGGTGAATACGACGGGCTAGATTGATCTTTGCCCGATCCTTTTTGCCCTTCTGCCCGATTTGCATGATTGTCATGCGGGCAGAAGGGCGCTAGGGGCGCTTTCCTCACACCACATGCCCTTGCGCATACAGGGGCCCGATGGCGGAGTGGTGACGCAGCGGACTGCAAATCCGTATACGCCGGTTCGATTCCGGCTCGGGCCTCCATTATGCGCACGGCATCTTTACGCCTTGCCGCCCGCAGAACTTGCGGGTAACGGGCGCAAGGAACAGCATGGGTTTGGGCCGCTTTAGCTCAGTTGGTAGAGCATCGCATTCGTAATGCGGGGGCCACAGGTTCGAGTCCTGTAAGCGGCACCATCCTTCCCAAAGCATGATACGCCTTAGTGCGTCGGCGGTTGCTGGCGAACGAGCCTCGCCGTGGGTTCAGGCTGGGTGGCGTCTGAAAGTGGGTGTGAGCAGGAAGTAAGGCTCACCCACACTATACCGCAACGAAATCAGTCCCCGGTTTGCCAGCCTCGTTTAGCGGCTTCCGCCCATATGTCGCCCTGAGTGCGTACCAAGCGGTAGATGCGAGTTGTTGGGTGATAAGCGTCGTGATCTACTATGAGGAATGCGTCTCGATCTCCGCATGCAAGCCAATAGTTTACTCCTCCTGGGCCGGGGTCAAAGATTTGAATTACGCCATCGGGCCGGTTCTGGCGTTCGGCAAAAACACGACCATAGTCGAGGTAGAGAATAGAAAGCGCTGTGGGCTGAACTTCAACCGAAAATGCGACTTCAGCGTCTCGGTCGG
Coding sequences:
- a CDS encoding sterol desaturase family protein; the protein is MANSNTATPTAKANGDGTEKLPFWKRSHYLDRMTLRQLIVAYFQHYTIVAYLGLTALCVVAFALYPTTPLRALAAFAVALVVYPLVWHLLHQYVLHGQWMYKIKPLASTWKRIHYDHHQDPNHLEVLFGALHTTVPTIFLATAPIGYTIGGIGGAAAAFAGGLLTTCYYEFMHCIQHLAFKPKWKWVQHMKQRHVEHHYFDEDGNYGITNYFWDRVLGTYYEKKDRPKRSATVFNLGYDEAVAAKWPYVKDLSGGIASGHPRRRVKGKEGFDPNASKNTIG
- the lptG gene encoding LPS export ABC transporter permease LptG, whose product is MRLDFFPSKRLTVYLAKMFAVRIFAVLAMLVLVLQMLDLLGTSGDILAAPGNGQGELWTYVTLRVPQLIARFLPYSVLLATIITLATLNQNSEVIAMKAAGLSAHQILAPLVATAAIVSVGSFVFNERVVTRATATLSAWEDAEYGAIPAGEKTRSNIYLAEGDAILAARSAVGTGDAMQLIGVTWYRRDPQLMLSEQWRADRATYANPGWRLENPVRFNIATAKQEKYASAVVAEGITPREIAISKVDAQSENLIDLTESIDALEAAGRRTQEIRGEWWHKISGPLSALLMPLLGAVAAFGLARSGQLFVRAVTGMGLGFAYFVVDNAAIAIGNFGGYPPFLAAWAPFLLFALIGETVLLKTEE
- a CDS encoding LptF/LptG family permease, producing MPMLGTLALAASLLVLDKMLRLFEVVADEGGPIGVIFRMLANLLPEYMSLAIPLGLMLGILFAFRKLATSSELDVMRAVGLGYTRLLRVPFIITFALVGLNFLLVYFVQPVARYDYSRLSFELQSGALGASIKVGEFTTLEDRTALRIEESRDNGRELGGIFARVTQPDGDMLSISARQGQFLANEEEPNTIILRLTDGTIVQDQASIPTPRVLSFASYDLPIDLPEIERFRTRGGAEREYILPELLHFGWNSDVSEEVRNQTLASLNFRLVEVVMMLLLPFLAVSLAIPPKRSSSTLGVFVSIVMVVAYHKVNQYGEDVAALGLVSPIISLWVPFVLFAALIMWMYWRVAYVPGGQAIGWLEKGAAVLAKKLTVIFRLLRFTGNRELAARAKAAHDAEQSRAA
- the clpS gene encoding ATP-dependent Clp protease adapter ClpS, which translates into the protein MAFRSDSPAPFDPASRLASDARGPAPVCGDEGDGNEGDDDSGTGDGAGQVGIATRTRAKPKKPSQFKVLMLNDDYTPMEFVVMVLKRYFRMDMEQATRVMLHVHQRGVGVCGVFPYEIAETKVNQVMDFARANQHPLQCTLEKD
- a CDS encoding phasin family protein yields the protein MADDKQDSNAAKAYEAAAGKLADETAKSPSVKAEAPKAEAKNPAPEKAGDKKAPAATKADKKAAEPVKAPEPAPAKAEVAPVAPKPVAKKAAPKKAAVKKAAVKKAAPKKPVAKKPAARKPVAKKPAPVAAKPATKPVSGHKEEAPLAAKTPANPAPAKPASFTPVAPAKIKQFTQEFVTMTDAEMMTKSFQNAMSEMTAKSQDAYKKGSEMFKEAGEFTKGNFEAMVESSKIFAAGMQEMGKAAVADSKAEFEALTAEVKEMASVKSPTDFFQLQSALLRKNFDKAVAMSSKNTEAMLKLANDATQPLSTRVSLAMEKIKAA
- a CDS encoding PHA/PHB synthase family protein codes for the protein MLALQSEAAQQMLDAFLPAGGSGKTGADTETGASPKGQGTDWNEVTARLVAMWQDFAQQNPALAASGMADPARWMDMAGQWMGQFMPADGDAGSQIFTDILALWESVIGQFMLATGKEGGPAGLLGLPRSDRRFADPLWRDNPVFAMLHQAYLMAAEQIMDAAAKAEGLPPERKMQLAFFTRLLTEALSPAHFPLTNPVVIERTLETGGENLVKGMSHFIADLQAGQLTHTDNKAFIIGENIAATPGKVVYESQLFQLIQYTPVTDKVLDVPLVIFPPWINRFYILDLSPKKSFVKWCLDHGISTFMVSWKSADASMADVGWEDYVAAQAEAIDVVRDRLTVPAVHTIGYCVAGTTLAATLAMLARRGEAEKVASATFFTAQVDFSEAGELKAFIDEQQMAAVDTLASEGFLDGRYLSLTFNLLRSPDLLWSYVINNYLLGEDYKPFDLLFWNGHGTNLPARFHREYLRQLYHQNLLVVPDAITLNGTPIDLRKVETPCYIQAGREDHIAPPQSVWKMTGQFSGPMEFMLAGSGHIAGVVNPPEAKKYQYWTLPETGPQTGNKKSKAGSARALPATLDSFVEQAIENPGSWWDHWLGWIRDLDDGETNATGKRKPGGRGDKVIEDAPGRYVRG
- a CDS encoding LL-diaminopimelate aminotransferase, with product MSQDFYRIKRLPPYVIAEVNDMRAAARRAGKDIIDLGMGNPDLPPPAHVIDKLCEVARKPDAHGYSQSKGIPGLRRAQANYYANRFNVELDPEREIVVTMGSKEGLASLATAITAPGDVVLAPNPSYPIHTFGFIIAGATIREVPTTPDERYWKALESAMRHTVPRPTVLIVNYPSNPTAETVDLAFYERLVAWAKENNVYIVSDLAYSELYYDGNPTRSILEVPGAKDVAVEFTSMSKTYSMAGWRMGFAVGNRELIAALTRVKSYLDYGAFTPIQAAACAALNGPQDIVEKNRQLYQARRDVMVEAFGRAGWEIPPPPASMFAWAPLPPALKDMGSLEFSKQLLTHAEVAVAPGVGYGEQGEGFVRIAMVENEQRLRQAARNIKRWFRTMGMNV
- a CDS encoding IS1380 family transposase, with the translated sequence MNNDIASAFGFPAVGRKKVTAAFDGGRLTSDGGVLLLAQAERAMGICQRLAACISDPRDPGRVVHHLDDILRARIFAISCGYEDADDLDALRDDPGFRLALGKLPGSGVGLASQPTMSRWENAPTTRELARMMAAMIDIYCASYPAAPAAVTLDIDDTCDVVHGYQQLSFWNGHHGERCFLPIHVYDTATGRPVAMLLRAGKTPSGAEAAGHIRRLVRHLRRHWPDTHITIRGDGHYGRPEVMTLCEATGVDYVFGLPTNAVLRAHPEIVVAADACAVKRAQRQYPVLRTYAETRYGAKSWKCQRRVVARIEASTMGMDIRYVVTSLTEGSAEHIYDTLYCARGQAENLIKRHKSQLASDRTSCRSAGANQMRLILHTAAYWLLWRIQQEIPRATALATAEFATLRLRLLKVAARVIETATRIRVAFASACPDAGVFKAITTSLRPAPT